In the Haloarcula salinisoli genome, TCGACGAGGCGCAGTTCAAATCGGTCGTCCGCGAACTCGCCCGCAACAACGTCGTCTGGCTGGACGAAGACCGCGACAGTCTGGAGAAGCGACGGGGCACCTGGCAGTACTTCTATCAGAACCTCTCGATGATTCCCGACGAGGCGACCTACGACGTCGAGGACGTCGCCTCCGGCAAACAGGTCGGAACACTGGACGAGCGGTTCGTCGTCAACTTCGCGACGCCCGGCGAGGTGTTCGTCCAGCGCGGGGAGATGTGGCGCATCACGACCATCGACGAGGAGGAAGAGACCGTCACCGTCTCGCCTATCGAGGACCCCGCCGGCGAAGTGCCGTCCTGGACCGGGTCGGAGATTCCAGTCCCGAAGGCCGTCGCGGGGGAAGTCGGCGAACTGCGGCGCGTCGCCGGGACGCAACTCCAGGACGGCGCGCCCGTCGACTCGGTCGCGAGTCACGTCGCCGCCCGCTACGACGCCGACGCCGAGACCGTCGCGGACGGTCTCTCGCAACTCGACGGCCACGAGGCCCCGATTCCGGACGAGAACACCGTCCTCGTGGAGTTCCAGGGTCGCGAAGTCGTCGTCAACGCCTGCCAGGGCCACAAGATAAACGAGACGCTCGGGCGCGTGCTATCGGCACTGCTCGGCCAGCGGGCGGGGTCGTCGGTCGCGATGGACGTCGACCCCTATCGCGTCGAACTCGAGGTTCCGCGGGGCATCACTGCCGGCGACGTAATCGAGGTACTAGAGGAGACAGACCCCGACCACCTGGCCGCGCTGGTCGAGCTGAGTCTGAAGAACGCCGACGCCTTGAAGTTCAAACTGGCCCAGGTCGCCACGAAGTTCGGCTCGCTGAAACGGTGGCGCGGCCGCGGCTCGACGGAGTTCGGTCGCGACCGCCTGCTCGCGGCGCTCGAAGACACGCCGATGTACGAGGAGGCCCTGCGCGAAGTCCGCCACGAGGACCTGGCCATCGCGGCGACGGCGGAGCTGCTCGCGGACCTCCAGTCGGGCCGTGTCGCCCTGGAGACGGTGAGCGAGCACACTCCCATCGGCACCGGCGGGCGCTCCTCGGGCCGGGAACTGCTCTCGCCGGAGAACGCCGACGCATCCGTCATCCAGACCGTCAAGGAACGCATCCAGAGCGACCGCGTCATCCTGCTGTGTCTGCACTGCAAGGAGTGGGACCGCAGACAGCAGGTCGGTCGGGTGCGCGACCAGCCCGAGTGTCCGGAGTGTGGCTCGACCCGTATCGCCGCCCTGAATCCGTGGGCCGACGAGGTGGTCGCAGCCGTTCGGGCCGACGACAAGGAAGACGAACAGGAAAAGATGACCGAGCGGGCCTACCGCTCGGGCTCGCTCGTCCAGACCCACGGCAAGCAGGCGGTCACTGCGCTGGCGGCCCGCGGCGTCGGCCCGCACAACGCCGCCCGCATCATCAACCGGCTGCGCGAGGACGAAGACGAGTTCTACCGGGACATCCTCAGGCAGGAACGCGAGTACGCGCGCACGCAATCTTTCTGGGATTGAGCAGAGCCAACGGCTCTGCGATGGTCGACAGACGACCGAAAGGAGTCTGTCGGGACTGAGTAGCGCTGAAGGCGCTACGAAGGCCGGAGGACCCGCCGCGTCCTCCGGAACTGAGCGAACGCACCGCGTTCGCGAAAGTCGAAAGACGCGTAGCGTCTTTCGGAAGTGAGTGGACTCGCAGAGTCCGCGAAAGACGACAGTCGACCGACGGGAGTCTGTCGGAACTGAGCAGAGCCGAAAGGCTCTGCGAAGGCCGGAGGACAGCGCGTCTCTCCATAGTGACCGGCGTGCCCGCGCCTTCAGCCGTCATCCCCCGACGCGTCGTCTTCAGGCTCGATACCCGCTCGCTCGTGGAGCGGCCCCGGTTCGCCGCGGGCCTGTCGAGCCGCCCGGCCAGCGACGCGGCGTGCCAGCAAGAGCGCGAGTGCCGCCGGGACCGCGAGGATGGCGACCGCGGTGGAGTTGCCCCCCAGCGCTGACGGCCCGGCCGAGACCACGTCGTACGCCACAGCGACGACGACCGCGGCGATACCCCCGACCACGAGATACAGCCCACGAGAGAGCACCGCGCTCGGATTCGGGAGCCGCGATAGCGCTGCCGCCGGCAGGAGCCAGCCGGCCAGTCCCAGTCCGACGAGCACCGTGGAGGGGAGGTCTGGGACGGCGATGACGGCCGCGTAGACGACGAGCGGCGCCACGGCGATACCGAGTGACAGCCCCGTCAACACGACCGCCCAGCGCGGCGTCGTCGCGCGCCCCGACTCGAAGGCCACGTCCATCCGTTCGTCGAGTAGCTCCACCACTTCCTCGGAGACCAGTTGCTCGTCACACTCCGGACAGTTCACCGCCGCCCGTTCCAGCTCGACGCCGCAGGCGGGACAGGCCAGCGGTCCGTCGCCGTCCGGCGGCTCGTCCCCACTCACCTCGGGCCCATCGTCCATGCCTCGCCGTACTGGCGCCAGGGGCTTGAGTGGTCCGGCGGCGGCATCCGCCACGGCTAAATCAGGGCCGCCCGTCGGCTCGCCCATGCGACTGGAGGAGTACTGGGGCATCGGCCCGAAGACGTCCGAGCTGTTGACCGAGGAACTGGGCGTCGAACGGGCCATCGCGGCCATCGAGTCGGCGGACACGCGCACGCTCACGTCGGCGGGGCTCTCGCGCGGTCGGGCGACGCGTATCCTCCGCCGGGCGACCGGCGCCGAGTCGATGGACCTGCTGGCCACTCGGGACACCCGCAACGTGTACAAAGAACTGCTGGACCTC is a window encoding:
- a CDS encoding DEAD/DEAH box helicase, with the protein product MSDGATQGHDAFTELGPAVRSALSERGFSTPTEPQRKAIPTLTQGRDALVVAPTGTGKTETAMLPVLDALASETDDRFGIGALYITPLRALNRDMRERLEWWGETLGLEVDVRHGDTTQYQRGKQADDPPDVLVTTPETLQAMLTGSKLRVALEDVDHVVVDEVHELAAAKRGAQLTVGLERLREVAGEFQRVGLSATVGDPDAVGQFLTGGRPCSIMEVDIGSRLDVRVVRPQVTDRDERLSSELVTDAETASHVRFIDDLIDDHDSVLVFVNTRQTAEALGSRFKELGTNLGVHHGSLSKEARIEVEDQFKAGELDALLCTSSMELGIDVGRVDHVVQYGSPRQVSRLVQRVGRAGHRRDQTSAGTVVTTHADDTLEAMAIARQARAGEVEPAGIHDGSLDTVANQIAGLVMDTGEISAMTAYTVLTRAYPFRDLDEAQFKSVVRELARNNVVWLDEDRDSLEKRRGTWQYFYQNLSMIPDEATYDVEDVASGKQVGTLDERFVVNFATPGEVFVQRGEMWRITTIDEEEETVTVSPIEDPAGEVPSWTGSEIPVPKAVAGEVGELRRVAGTQLQDGAPVDSVASHVAARYDADAETVADGLSQLDGHEAPIPDENTVLVEFQGREVVVNACQGHKINETLGRVLSALLGQRAGSSVAMDVDPYRVELEVPRGITAGDVIEVLEETDPDHLAALVELSLKNADALKFKLAQVATKFGSLKRWRGRGSTEFGRDRLLAALEDTPMYEEALREVRHEDLAIAATAELLADLQSGRVALETVSEHTPIGTGGRSSGRELLSPENADASVIQTVKERIQSDRVILLCLHCKEWDRRQQVGRVRDQPECPECGSTRIAALNPWADEVVAAVRADDKEDEQEKMTERAYRSGSLVQTHGKQAVTALAARGVGPHNAARIINRLREDEDEFYRDILRQEREYARTQSFWD
- a CDS encoding zinc ribbon domain-containing protein — protein: MDDGPEVSGDEPPDGDGPLACPACGVELERAAVNCPECDEQLVSEEVVELLDERMDVAFESGRATTPRWAVVLTGLSLGIAVAPLVVYAAVIAVPDLPSTVLVGLGLAGWLLPAAALSRLPNPSAVLSRGLYLVVGGIAAVVVAVAYDVVSAGPSALGGNSTAVAILAVPAALALLLARRVAGRAARQARGEPGPLHERAGIEPEDDASGDDG